The Vulgatibacter sp. genomic interval AGCGCCAGATCTCGGGGCGGCGCCAATCGCCCGGCCGCCCCAGGCCGTCCGCGCCGAATTCGCAGGCCCAGTACGAGGTCTCGTGGGCGAAGTCGATCCCGAGGAAGCCCTGGAGAACCAGGCAGTGGGTATTGGCGACCGTGCCGAACCAGAGCGCGTCCGTTGCGTGGGTGAGGCCCCAGACGTAGGCCTGGTTCGTCTTCGGGATGCCCACGGGGCAGCTGCCGTCGGGTTCCGGCACGAGGCTCTGGCCACCGAGGCCGTCGTAGCACTCGTCCGGCTCCGCCTTGGCGAGAAGGTCGATGGCGAGTTTCGGCTGCTCGGTCACCGGCACGTCGCCGTTGATGAAGAAGCGATCCACCGCCCAGAAGCGCGCCAGCCGCGCCACCTCGCAGGCGAGATCGCCCGGATCGCAATCGCACACCGCCTTGCCCCCGCAGGCCCAGTCGTCGCAGTCGACGAGGTGGTTGCCGTCGTTGTCGAGGCCGTCGTCGCAGACTTCGGCCTTGGGCTCCCTGGTGCTGCCGCCGGTTCCGCCGTTGCCCGCCTGGCCCCCGGCGAAGCCGCCCGTTCCTCCGGTGCCGCCGCTCCCGCCGTTGCCGGCCCACTGCGGGCCGTCTCCCGCGCCCGGGAGGTGGCCCCCGGGTTCCCCCTTGTCGACCTTCGCGCCGTCGGTCGGCAGCAGGTCGGATAGCTCGCCGCCTGGCGAGACCTCGCCCTGCGGCTTGCCGTCCCGGCTTCCGCCCTCGTCGCCGCAGCCGGCGACCCCCAGGGCCATCGCTGCCACGAGGCCGCCCCATCCCCTCTTCCAACCCATCTTCCGGCCCTCCCCAGGGCCCGCGAACGCACGCGGGCCCGCCGCGAGAGGAGCAAGCAGCGGGCCGTCGGCCCGAGGGGCGGTGCCACCGCCGCTGCTTCGTCCAGCCCGGCAGCGGCGGAGCATCCGGTGTGCACGACTCGGTAACGGAGCCCCCACCCTGTGCAGAAAACGCTCGTGGCAAGGGGGGTTGCGCACGCTCGCCCGGCTGGAAACCGGTCGGGATTGCCCCGCCCCCGCGGTGGGTTGGGCACCGACGACCAGGGCCCCCATTGCGGTTGCGGCCCGTCACGAGTAGAGAGCGCCGATGCGATTTGCCGATTTCTCCCTTGCCGAACCCCTGCAGCGTGCCCTCGCGGCGCGGGGCTATGAAGATCCCACCCCCGTACAGCAGGCCATGCTCGACCCGGCGCACCGCTCCGGCGACCTCCTCGTCTCCTCGCGCACCGGCTCGGGAAAGACCGTGGCCTTCGGGCTCGGCATCGCCGACATGCTGCTGGCCCGCGGTGTTCCCGCAGCGGGCGATCCCCTCGCCCTCGTGGTGGCGCCCACCCGTGAGCTGGCGATGCAGGTGCAGCGCGAGCTGCAGTGGCTGCTGGCCGAGACCGGCGCCCGGGTGATCGCCTGCGTGGGCGGCACCGACGTACGCGGCGAGCAGCGCCGCCTCGCCTCCGGCGCCCACGTGGTGGTGGGCACCCCGGGCCGCTTGAACGATCACCTCGACCGCGGGGCCCTCAAGCTGGGCGATCTGCAGGTCCTCGTCCTCGACGAAGCCGACGAGATGCTCGACATGGGCTTCCGGGACGAGCTCGAGTCGATCCTCGGCAAGGCCCCCGCCGAGCGCCGCACCCTTCTCTTCTCCGCCACCCTGCCGAAGGGGATCGAGGAGCTCGCCGCCCGCTACCAGAAGGAGGCGCGCCGGATCGCCGCCACCAACCAGGCGGAGGCCCACCACGACATCGAGTACCAGCTCCACCTGATCGCGCCCCGCGAGCGCGAGCACGCGGTGGTCAACGTGCTCCGCTTCCACGACGCGCCCCGCGCGCTGGTCTTCTGTGCCACGCGCGAGGGTGTCTCCCACCTGCAGGCGAGCCTCGCCGAGCGCGGCTTCTCCGCGGTGGCCATCTCCGGCGAGCTGGCGCAGGGCGAGCGCAACCGCGCGCTGCAGGCGCTGCGCGACGGCGCCGCCCGGGTGCTCGTCGCCACCGACGTGGCGGCCCGCGGCCTCGATCTGCCCGAGGTGGCGCTGGTGATCCACGCCGACCTGCCCATGGACGCCTCGGTGCTCCAGCACCGCAGCGGCCGCACCGGCCGCGCCGGGCGCAAGGGCAAGGCGGTGGTGCTCTCCGTGCCGCACCGGCGTGCCACCGCGGAGCGTCTGCTCCGCACCGCGAAGGTGCAGCCGAAGTGGAGCCCCGTGCCCGACGCCGATCAGATCGTGGCACAGGATCGCGAGGTCCTGCTGCGCGAGGTGGCGACGCTGGCGGCAGAGGTCGGCGACGAGGAGCGCGAGATTGCCCGGGCGCTCATCGAGGCCCACGGGGCCGAGGGGCTGGTGGCGGCGCTGGTGCGCAGCGAGCGGGCGAAGCGGCCCGCTCCCGAGGAGCTGCCGCAGACCGTAGCGCTGCAGACGCGGCAGCGGCCTGCTGCTGCTGCCGGGCGGATGCGGCATGACCGGTTCGCCGACGACGGCGCCCGGATGCCGGGGGATCGTTTCGGTCGGCGGGGCGATCGCTTCGAGCGTGGGTTCGAGCGGGCCGGCGCCGCGGGCGGTGGCATCGAGCGGAACGGTCTCGAGCGGAACGGCTTCGAGCGGAGCGGCTTCGAGCGGAACGGCTTCGAGCGGAGCGGCGAGCGGGGTGGTGATCGGCCGCCGCGGCAGCAGCGCTACGACGACGCTACCGGCGGGGAGCGCCCGCCGCGCCGCGGCGGCGGCACCGGCGTCTGGTTCCGCGTCAACGTGGGCCGCGACGGCAACGCCGATCCCCGCTGGCTGGTGCCGATGATCTGCAGGCGCGGGAAGATCGCCAAGGACTCGATCGGCCGGATCGAGATCCGCGACGGCGAGACCCGCTTCGAGATCGCCCCGCAGGCTGCGGAGCACTTCGACTCCTGGGCGCGCAGGCCCGACCGCAAGGACCCCAACCTGCGCTTCGAGCCGGTGCAGCGCGGCACGTGACCGGGGGAAGCGGCGCCGCTATCCTGCGGCGCATGCTGCTCTCCACCTGGAACGTGAACTCGATCCGCGCCCGCCACGATCGGCTGCTGGCGTGGCTCGAGAAGCAGAAGCCCGACGTCCTCTGCCTGCAGGAGCTCAAATGCGAGCTCCCCGCGCTGCAGGCGATGGGGCTCGAAGCGCAGGGCTGGCACCTCGCCGCCAACTGCCAGAAGACCTACAACGGCGTGGCGATCTTCTCGCGCACGCCGCTCACCGACGTCTTCGTCGGCATGCAGGACGGCGAGGAGGATCCGCAGGCCCGGCTCGTCGCCGCCACCGTCGACGGCGTGCGCGTGATCTCCGCCTACATCCCCAACGGCAGCGCAGTGGGCAGCGAGAAATACGCCTACAAGCTGCGCTGGCTGGAGCGACTGCGGGTGTGGCTCGAGCGGCATTGCGATCCGGCCCAGCCGCTGGCGCTCTGCGGCGACTTCAACGTGGCGCCGGAGGCCCGCGACGTGCACGACCCCGCTGCGTGGGAGAACGAGACGCTCTTCCACGTCGACTCGCGGGAGCGGCTGCAGGCGCTCCTGGACTGGGGGCTCGTCGACGCCTTCCGGATCCACAACGACGCTGCCGGGCTCTACTCGTGGTGGGATTACCGAATGCTCGGCTTTCCCAAGAACCTGGGCTTGCGGATCGATCACGTGCTCGTGACCCGATCGCTCGCCGAACGGGTCACGGGCTCGTTCATCGACCGCGAGGAGCGGAAGGGCAAGCAGCCCTCCGACCACGCGCCGGTCTGCGTGCGGATCGGCTGACGCGCTTCTGGTGCGGGTGCCGGCCGTCAGAAGATCCGGTAGCCCACCGCGAACGAGACCGTCGGCGTGTGCACGTAGCGGTCGAGGATCTCCTCGAGCTCCCTCTCGGCGATCGCGGCGAAGGCGTCGCTGATGACTGGCAGGGCGCCATTGCGCGGCTCCACCGTGGCGCTCGAGCCGAGGGTGGTGGCGATGCCCAGGCCCGTGCGAATCGAGACCACGTCGTCGATCCACCACTCCCAGCCCAGCTCCGCGTCGAGCATGTGGAGCGTCGCGTCCACGTCGTAGTCCCGCCCGGCGTCGTCGGGGGGCTCGAGTCCGAAGGCGAGGGCGATGAGCGCCGCCTCGCTGGTGCCGCCACCGAGGGTGACGAGGCCGTAGCCCCCTTCGAAATAGAAGCCGGCACCGGCGAAGGGACGCCAGCCGAGGTGCGTGCGCCAGACGAGGGAGGAGGAGAGCGAATCCTCGATCACGTCGGCGGTGTCGTCGTCGTAGGCGTCGAAGGCGATGGCGAGCTCGTTGATCCCGTCGACGTAGGGCGCAGGCAGGATGCCTACCGAGGTCGAGAGGCGGAGCCTTGCCGGCAGCTCCGCTGCGAGGCGGCCGCCGACGTAGATCGGAACGGCGGTGGCAGCTTCGAGGCGGAGGTGCTCGCCGGGCTGCGCCTTCGCTGCGGCGGGGAGGAGGGCGAGAAGGAGCAGGGCTGCGAGGGCGGCGCGGATCATCCGGCGTGCACCTCGTCCTGCGTCGGCGTGACCGGGGCGGCGTCGATCGCGTTCTTCTCCATCGAGGTGAACGTGCGGAAGGCCCACCAGCCGAGGTTGAACCAGGGCGGCAGGGGGAGCTTGCCGGTGGCCACCACCTCGGCGGCGCCGGCGGTGGCGAAGGTCGCTGCGGCGAGGGTGCCGAGGTCGATGCGGCCGCCGGAGGCGCGCAGGACCTCGAGATTCATCGACTTGAAGAAGCAGGCGGCGGCCCTGGCGAGATCGCTGCCGTGGTGGAGCGCCGCCTGGGCGAGGGCCTCCTCCTCGGCGAGGCTGCGCTCGCCGGGTTGCAGCACGGTGGCGATGCCGGTGCGCTCCTGGGCGGCGGCGAGGATGTCGCTGCTGCGGAGCTGGTGTCGATCGAAGGTGCAGAGGACGCTGCCGGTGTAGGGCTTGATCTGGACCTCCTCCATTCCCTGCAGGCCGGCGAGGTGATCGGCGAGCGGGTCGACCGCATCCGGCGCGTGGCGCAGGTAGGGCAGGCGCAGCCGGAGGCGGCCGGGGCTTTCGTGGACGAGATAGATGACGCGGACCATCGGGCCTTCCTAGTGGTGGTGCGATGCGTGGTGGGGCTTCGCCTTCCCGTCGGCGCCGCTGCTGGGGTGGGTCCGGTCGCGGGCGCGGGCGCGGGCGCGGGCTTCGGCGAAGAGGTCCTCGAGGTCCTCCTGCTTGATCGCCGCCTTCGCCGCTACCGCGTCGACGAAGCGGTAGGCGACGGTGGCGACCTCGAGGAGGACGGGGCGGAGCTGTCTGGCGAGGAGCACCGAGCTCGCGCCAGCGCCGTAGCCGAGGAGGAAGGAGGGAAGGTGGAAATTCATGCGAGCGACTCCGTGCGTTGGGGACTGCCGCGCCTGGTGACGACGTGCATCGCGGACTTGCGGCTGAAGGCCCAGGGCAGCGCGAGGCCGGTGAAGAAGCCGCCGAGGACGAGGGGTGTTGGGCCCTTGATCCCGAGCAGGGCGCGCAGCGGCGGCAGGGTGAGCGCAAGGAATTGCAGGCCGGCGCCGCCGCCGAGCAGCCCCGCGAAGCGGCGGTCGGCGGCGCGGCGCTCCTCGCCGTGGAGGCGCTGCGGTGCCCGGCAGATCCCGGCGTAGGAGAGCTGCGCCGCGGTGAGCGTGGAGAAAGCGAGTGTGGGGCCGCCGATGGCGAGGCCTGCTGCGCCGACACCGGCGAGGAGGAGCGCGTCCCTGCCCACCCGCTGCAATTCGGGAGCGGCGAGGAGATCGTCACCCGGCGGCGCCGGCGGCCTGTCGAGGACATCGGGCTCGCCGGGCTCGAGGGCGAGGGCGAGGCCCGGCAGCGTGTCGGTGAGCAGGTTGATCCAGAGCAGCTGCATCGGCGTGAGCGGGTCGCGGGCACCCGTGATCGCGGCGCCGAGGACCAGCGCCATCTCCGAGAGGTTGGTGGCGAAGAGGAAGCGCAGGGCGCGGCGCAGGTTGTCCTGCACGACGCGCCCCTCCCCCACCGCGGCGAGGATGCTGCGGAGGTCCTCGCCTGCCATGACCACGTCCGCCACCTGCCGGGCGAGATCGGTGGCGCTTGCGCCGACGGCGATGCCCACGTCCGCCGCCTTGAGGGCGGGTGCGTCGTTGATGCCGTCGCCGGCCATGGCGACCACCTCGCCGCTCGCGCGCAGGGCGCGGACGATCGCGAGCTTGTCCTCGGGGGTGACGCGGGCGAGGACGGCGGTCGCGGCGAGCCTCCGGGTCAGGGCATCGGGGGAGAGCCCGACCACGTCCGCTGCGACGAGGGTCTCGCCCTTGAGGCCGAGCTCGCGGGCGACCGCTGCTGCGGTGCGGCGCTGATCGCCGGTGAGGATCACGGTGCGGATGCCCGCGGCGCGGGCGCGCTCGATGGCTTCGGCGGCGCCTTCGCGGAGCGGATCGCGGAGGGCGGCGAGGCCGAGGAAGTTGAAGCCGCCGGTGGGCTCTTCGCTGCGATCGTCGAGGGGCCGCCAGCCGAAGCCGAGGACGCGCAGGCCCGCTGCAGCGAGCGCGTCGTTGCGGGCGAGGATCGCGCGCCGCGCGGCGGGGGAGGAGGTGCAGAGGGCGAGGACCTGCTCGGGCGCGCCCTTCACGAAGGCCACGTGGCCGCCCTCGGGCGTGCGGTGGACGCTGCGCACGTAGTGGACGCCCTGGCGCCGCTCGTAGAGGTGGAGGCGCGGGAAGGAGCGCCGGAGCTCGGCGCCGTCGAGGCCTGCTGCGTGGGCGGCGTCGACGAGGGCGCGCTCGGTGGCGCTGCCGGAGATGGCGAGGTGCGCTGCGCGGCCTCCGGCGAGCACGTCGACGTCGCTGTTCAGCAGGCCGGCGGCGAGGGCGGTGGTGACGGGATCGACGAAGAGCCTGGCGCGGTCCGCGCTGAGCACTTCGCGCGGGTAGGAGCGACCTGCGGCCTCGAGGATCTCGAGACGCATGTCGTTGCAGGTGAGGGTTCCGGTCTTGTCGGCGCAGATTACCGTGACTCCGCCCAGCGCCTCCGCGGCGGCGACACGGCGGACGACCATGCCCTGCTCGTGGAGCCGCTGCATCGAGCGCACGAGGGCCGAGGTGGCGACGAGGGGCAGGCCCTCGGGAAGCGCCGCGACGGCGAGGGCCACGGCGCCCTTGAGAACCTGGCGGGTGGGCTTGCCGTGGAGGACGCTCGCCGCGGTGGCGACGCCGGCGGCGCCGACGGAGATCGCGGCGACGCGGCGTCCGAGGCGCTGCATCCGCTCGGCGAGGGGCGGTGGGGGCGCGGCGGCGGCCTCC includes:
- a CDS encoding DEAD/DEAH box helicase; the encoded protein is MRFADFSLAEPLQRALAARGYEDPTPVQQAMLDPAHRSGDLLVSSRTGSGKTVAFGLGIADMLLARGVPAAGDPLALVVAPTRELAMQVQRELQWLLAETGARVIACVGGTDVRGEQRRLASGAHVVVGTPGRLNDHLDRGALKLGDLQVLVLDEADEMLDMGFRDELESILGKAPAERRTLLFSATLPKGIEELAARYQKEARRIAATNQAEAHHDIEYQLHLIAPREREHAVVNVLRFHDAPRALVFCATREGVSHLQASLAERGFSAVAISGELAQGERNRALQALRDGAARVLVATDVAARGLDLPEVALVIHADLPMDASVLQHRSGRTGRAGRKGKAVVLSVPHRRATAERLLRTAKVQPKWSPVPDADQIVAQDREVLLREVATLAAEVGDEEREIARALIEAHGAEGLVAALVRSERAKRPAPEELPQTVALQTRQRPAAAAGRMRHDRFADDGARMPGDRFGRRGDRFERGFERAGAAGGGIERNGLERNGFERSGFERNGFERSGERGGDRPPRQQRYDDATGGERPPRRGGGTGVWFRVNVGRDGNADPRWLVPMICRRGKIAKDSIGRIEIRDGETRFEIAPQAAEHFDSWARRPDRKDPNLRFEPVQRGT
- the xth gene encoding exodeoxyribonuclease III, with product MLLSTWNVNSIRARHDRLLAWLEKQKPDVLCLQELKCELPALQAMGLEAQGWHLAANCQKTYNGVAIFSRTPLTDVFVGMQDGEEDPQARLVAATVDGVRVISAYIPNGSAVGSEKYAYKLRWLERLRVWLERHCDPAQPLALCGDFNVAPEARDVHDPAAWENETLFHVDSRERLQALLDWGLVDAFRIHNDAAGLYSWWDYRMLGFPKNLGLRIDHVLVTRSLAERVTGSFIDREERKGKQPSDHAPVCVRIG
- a CDS encoding cation-translocating P-type ATPase, coding for MIAFLHDNRTDAAHLIRHSRRARRLRLAVPALQGDRHLARRYEQIAHAWPGIVAASADPRSGRMLLEYAPGAPLLCDLDERNAPPPPRSTFAPRVVQVRDRWHTRPVEEIVAQLATAPDGLTVREAARRLRLYGHNLAEPPDPRSRLGILAAQLTNAPMAMLLGSAGVSLLLADLVESSAILVVVGLNAGIGYHIEHRNQQVLTSWRKLEAGLAQVVRGGALQHLPATELVPGDVILVRAGDILPADARVIDAHRLSADEAPLTGESEPQHKQPDPVPPDAALAERTSMLYAGTSLVGGHGRAIVVATGSATEVAHVRALVEAAAAPPPPLAERMQRLGRRVAAISVGAAGVATAASVLHGKPTRQVLKGAVALAVAALPEGLPLVATSALVRSMQRLHEQGMVVRRVAAAEALGGVTVICADKTGTLTCNDMRLEILEAAGRSYPREVLSADRARLFVDPVTTALAAGLLNSDVDVLAGGRAAHLAISGSATERALVDAAHAAGLDGAELRRSFPRLHLYERRQGVHYVRSVHRTPEGGHVAFVKGAPEQVLALCTSSPAARRAILARNDALAAAGLRVLGFGWRPLDDRSEEPTGGFNFLGLAALRDPLREGAAEAIERARAAGIRTVILTGDQRRTAAAVARELGLKGETLVAADVVGLSPDALTRRLAATAVLARVTPEDKLAIVRALRASGEVVAMAGDGINDAPALKAADVGIAVGASATDLARQVADVVMAGEDLRSILAAVGEGRVVQDNLRRALRFLFATNLSEMALVLGAAITGARDPLTPMQLLWINLLTDTLPGLALALEPGEPDVLDRPPAPPGDDLLAAPELQRVGRDALLLAGVGAAGLAIGGPTLAFSTLTAAQLSYAGICRAPQRLHGEERRAADRRFAGLLGGGAGLQFLALTLPPLRALLGIKGPTPLVLGGFFTGLALPWAFSRKSAMHVVTRRGSPQRTESLA
- a CDS encoding HMA2 domain-containing protein, whose amino-acid sequence is MVRVIYLVHESPGRLRLRLPYLRHAPDAVDPLADHLAGLQGMEEVQIKPYTGSVLCTFDRHQLRSSDILAAAQERTGIATVLQPGERSLAEEEALAQAALHHGSDLARAAACFFKSMNLEVLRASGGRIDLGTLAAATFATAGAAEVVATGKLPLPPWFNLGWWAFRTFTSMEKNAIDAAPVTPTQDEVHAG